In a genomic window of Gloeocapsopsis dulcis:
- a CDS encoding bifunctional folylpolyglutamate synthase/dihydrofolate synthase has protein sequence MDIDSLLQPFQRFGVHLGLERIEQLLANLGHPQQRVPIIHVAGTNGKGSVCAYLSSVLTQAGYCVGRYTSPHLIDWTERICINEKPITQEKLVKLLLQVQQAIALRQESPTQFEVFTAAAWLYFAQQQVDVAVVEVGLGGRLDATNVCPMPLVSIITSISREHWQQLGPTLADIAREKAGILKPGCAAVVGPLPLEAKVVVQKRIQELGCADVWVESSEIRITQMQRWAEYEGIKYPLPLLGEFQLVNSALAIAALQILQKKGWQISSEAIVQGMAKTQWSGRLQWYTWRGRELLIDGAHNPAAAQALRQFVDSLNVDSVTWVMGMLSTKDHQEIFEALLRSHDRLFLVPVPDHSSANPEQLALLAQKICPKLSECFTYIDVESAITSAIAAPSRLIVLCGSLYLVGHFLSL, from the coding sequence GTGGACATTGATTCTCTTTTACAACCTTTTCAACGCTTTGGCGTCCACCTAGGATTAGAACGCATTGAGCAATTATTGGCAAACTTGGGTCATCCTCAGCAGCGAGTACCTATAATTCATGTTGCTGGAACGAATGGCAAAGGATCGGTGTGTGCTTACTTATCCTCAGTGTTGACTCAAGCTGGTTATTGTGTGGGGCGTTACACCTCGCCCCATCTAATTGATTGGACTGAACGTATTTGTATTAATGAAAAACCCATTACTCAGGAGAAGCTAGTAAAATTATTGCTGCAAGTACAGCAGGCGATCGCTTTACGACAGGAGTCACCGACGCAGTTTGAAGTTTTTACAGCAGCGGCTTGGTTGTATTTTGCACAGCAGCAGGTCGATGTTGCAGTGGTAGAGGTAGGATTAGGAGGGCGTTTGGATGCGACTAATGTTTGCCCAATGCCACTTGTCAGTATTATTACTTCCATTAGTCGAGAACATTGGCAACAGTTAGGTCCTACTTTGGCAGATATTGCGCGGGAAAAAGCAGGGATTTTAAAGCCTGGATGTGCGGCAGTAGTGGGACCTTTGCCACTTGAGGCGAAAGTGGTAGTACAAAAGAGGATTCAGGAATTGGGGTGTGCAGATGTGTGGGTGGAGAGTTCGGAGATACGAATTACACAGATGCAGAGATGGGCAGAATATGAGGGGATTAAGTATCCTTTGCCATTGTTGGGAGAGTTTCAGTTGGTCAATTCGGCGTTGGCGATCGCCGCTCTACAAATCTTACAAAAAAAAGGTTGGCAGATATCATCAGAAGCAATTGTACAGGGAATGGCAAAAACGCAGTGGTCGGGGCGGTTGCAATGGTACACTTGGCGGGGTCGTGAGTTATTAATTGATGGGGCACATAATCCGGCTGCGGCTCAAGCATTACGGCAATTTGTGGATAGTCTTAATGTTGATTCGGTGACGTGGGTAATGGGAATGCTTTCGACGAAGGATCATCAAGAGATTTTTGAAGCTTTGTTGCGATCGCATGATCGTTTGTTTTTAGTTCCTGTTCCCGATCATAGTTCAGCCAATCCAGAACAACTGGCACTACTTGCCCAAAAAATCTGTCCTAAATTATCAGAGTGTTTTACTTATATAGATGTAGAATCTGCAATAACATCTGCGATCGCTGCACCGTCTCGTCTCATTGTGCTGTGTGGTTCGCTTTATCTCGTCGGTCATTTTCTTAGTCTTTGA
- a CDS encoding alpha/beta fold hydrolase, with product MSALTQTPATHSTAAGQNIGGTVQKYEWTWQEQTFTVVYETRGEGSPVLLLPAFSTVSTRAEMRGLAEKLAIQYQVVALDWLGFGQSDRPPLDYQPAIYQQLLQDFVRDTFSHPIAVVAAGHAAGYVMQLAQQPDVWSRIVLVAPTWRGPFTVMGASKPVAGMVRELVRSPLLGQALYQANTTPAFLRLMYGRHVYVDKARLTPEFINQKRQITQQPGARFAPAAFVTGRLDPVTSRADFLQLFQVSLPVMVIIGSQAPPSSTAEMEAIAAIPGIQTQTLPGTLGLHEEYATEVAQVVLPFLNS from the coding sequence ATGTCAGCACTTACTCAAACCCCAGCTACTCACTCCACTGCTGCGGGGCAAAATATTGGCGGCACTGTGCAAAAATATGAATGGACATGGCAAGAACAAACCTTTACCGTCGTTTATGAAACAAGAGGTGAAGGCTCTCCCGTATTACTTTTGCCAGCGTTTAGTACCGTCTCTACACGGGCAGAAATGCGAGGTTTAGCAGAAAAACTGGCAATTCAGTATCAGGTAGTCGCCCTCGATTGGTTAGGATTTGGGCAATCCGATCGCCCTCCTTTAGATTACCAACCCGCAATTTATCAGCAGTTGCTGCAAGATTTTGTCCGAGATACGTTTTCTCATCCTATTGCAGTCGTTGCGGCGGGTCACGCCGCCGGTTATGTGATGCAGTTAGCCCAACAGCCTGATGTTTGGTCGCGCATTGTTTTAGTTGCACCGACTTGGCGCGGTCCTTTTACAGTGATGGGAGCAAGTAAACCTGTGGCAGGAATGGTACGAGAGTTAGTGCGATCGCCACTCCTCGGTCAAGCACTTTACCAAGCCAATACAACTCCGGCATTTCTCCGCTTGATGTACGGTAGGCACGTTTATGTAGACAAAGCCCGCTTAACACCAGAGTTTATCAATCAAAAGCGACAAATTACCCAGCAGCCAGGAGCCAGATTTGCGCCAGCAGCATTTGTAACTGGGAGACTCGATCCTGTCACGAGTCGTGCTGATTTCTTGCAACTATTTCAAGTTTCGCTTCCTGTCATGGTGATTATTGGTAGCCAAGCACCACCGTCATCAACTGCTGAAATGGAAGCTATCGCCGCAATTCCTGGAATTCAAACACAAACACTTCCAGGGACTTTAGGCTTACACGAAGAATACGCAACAGAAGTTGCACAGGTAGTTTTACCGTTTTTGAATTCTTAG